In Deltaproteobacteria bacterium, a genomic segment contains:
- a CDS encoding DUF3592 domain-containing protein, with protein MRSWSEVPTVRFYFVAVGTVLLGVSIYLFIRRLAALLFGVSTVGRIEGHAAHTLDDSIAYHPIVTFIDESDRSHRFRSTAGASSRSPAVGADVRVRYLPSNPEIVYVESFLHMWAAPLGCAVLGLAALAVLWGD; from the coding sequence AGATTCTACTTCGTTGCTGTAGGCACTGTGCTGCTTGGAGTCTCGATATATCTCTTTATTCGTCGGCTGGCTGCGTTGCTCTTCGGCGTGTCAACTGTTGGACGAATTGAGGGCCATGCTGCTCACACCTTAGATGATAGTATCGCGTATCATCCAATTGTGACATTCATCGATGAAAGCGATCGCAGTCACCGCTTCCGATCTACAGCAGGAGCTTCAAGTCGATCCCCTGCAGTAGGTGCGGACGTGCGTGTGCGTTATTTGCCCTCGAACCCTGAGATCGTCTACGTTGAGTCCTTCTTGCATATGTGGGCAGCGCCACTTGGTTGTGCTGTTCTTGGGTTGGCTGCGTTAGCGGTACTGTGGGGTGACTAG